In Nostoc piscinale CENA21, the genomic stretch AAGTCTCAATGACTTGGTAGCAAGAATTACTGGTGTGGTAGTACGAGAACGAGTCCCAGATAGAATTTTAGAAGAAGCAGACGAGGTGGTGGTAGTAGATGTGACACCAGAAACTCTGCAAGAGCGATTATTGGAAGGGAAAATTTACGAGCAGTCAAAAATCCAACAAGCTTTAGATAACTTTTTTCAACGCCGGAATTTGATTGCTTTACGAGAATTGGCTTTGCGTGAGGTAGCCGACAACATCGAAGAAGATGCGATCGCTTCTACTCCTAATGGACAATTTTGCAACATCCACGAGAGAGTTTTAGTCTGTGTATCTACTTATCCAAATTCATTACAACTATTGCGTCGTGGTGCAAGACTGGCTAATTATATGAATGCTCCACTGTATGTTGTGTTTGTCGCTGATCCTGAACGTTTTTTTAAACAAGGAAGAAAGTTTACACATTCACAACTGCGAAAAGCTGTGTGAAGAATTTACAGGTACTTTTATTCGCGTCACCAATAGTAATATAGCCCAAGCGATCGCCGAAGTTGCAGAGAAGTACCGTATTACTCAAATTGTCATTGGAGAAAGTCAGCGATCGCGCTGGCAAATTCTGTTTAAAGGTTCATTAACTCAAAAGTTAGTTCGCTTGTTGAAAAATATTGATATTCATATTATCGCTAGTGATAAACAATCTTCGGTTAAAAGTTAAATATTTTTATCAAGTTGGTGAGGTATACAGAAAAATAATTAACCGCCGATTGAAGAGGATAAACGCAGATGAACGCAGATAAATTCGGATTTCAGCAGACGCTAAAACGTGATAATATTAGCATCAAAAATATCAAAATACAACAAGATTATATTCTCAAAAATATTTTTAATTTAGCATCTCAGCTTTATACCTATACAAATCAAATTCAACAATTAAACCACACTCTCAATCATGCAGTCTCCACAATTGAAAATATCTGCGCTACTCAACAAATCACACCCGCCAACCTGACTAATTCATCTCGCAAAATCTATTCTTGGTTTAAGTTTCTTTCTGACGAACAAAACCTACAGCTTCACCTTAATAGTACTTATCGTGTACGACAAATAATTGAAAAAACCCTCTCTACAGAAAACCAAAGTGCTGTTGAGGTTATGGTTGAGTTTACTAATTTAGCGGGACTATATCAAGGTAAAAGGTCTAGTAAAGTTGTTGAACTTAAGATTAATGAAGGTTTTATTAATGCTGAGGAAGAAGTTTTAAAAGCATTAGTAAAATGCACTCTCTTTGGTAAAAATCCAGAAAGTACCCGATTAATTAGAGGATTTGCTAGTTCTGAAGAATATAGCTCTGTGATTTTAGAGTTAGATTTAGTTGCAGAAGTAATTGCCGAAAATCCTCAAGGTAATTTTTATAATTTAAATGAATTGTTTGATCAGCTTAATTTTGAATACTTTGCGGCAAATATTGTGAAACCCAGGCTTGTATGGAGCCAAATCAAAACTTATCGTAAATTTGGGCATTATGAGCCAGCGAGAGATAGAGTAGTTATTAGCACAACTCTGGATAACCTTCATATCCCTAAGTTTGTGGCTGAGTTTGTTTTATACCACGAATTACTGCATAAATACCACGGCACAAAGTGGGTAAATGGTAAACGAATGGTTCACACCAGCCAATTTCGCTCTGATGAACGGAAGTTTAAGTTCTACACAGAAGCAGATGAATGGTTAAAAAAGTTAACATTCCATCAAAGGTGATAAAAAACTTTTGGCTCAAAAACCTTACCCAATCAAGGTTTCACAATTTGACTCCAAATTTAAGTATGTTTGGGGTTTTTTATTGAGATTTTAGTAGTACAATTGTTCTAGTGAAGACCTCTGAGCAATACTTTGCCGACGCGAAGTTTAAACGATATCAATACTATGATGACACCATTACAGGGTATAGTTGCAGGCCAAACCCAATCGAAGTTTGAGCAATATCATGAACAAAAAGCTAATCGTCCAAAGAGCTTTAACCGCGAAAATATTGCTTTTCAAAGGCTCACTGATGTCACTCAGGTAATTTTGCATCATGCTTTTTGGTTGGCGGAACAAAAAAAAACAGCTTTCTTTGCGAGATTACAAACAGCTACTTTTAGAACATGGTTGGCAAGGCGAAGAAAAGCGGTATCTTAAAATAGCCGCAGCGTTTGCGAAGTTTTCGCCGCAAGATGTCGCGCAAGTTGAGCCTCGAACTATTTATCAGTTGGCAGAAAATAATAAAAAATACCAGCAAGTTATCAATCAGCTACTAGATTTAAGCATTATTAATCAAGAAAGTGTGCGTTCTTTAATTAAAAAGCAGCGTACACCCAAAACTGCTGAGTATAAAAATGAAAAACCTAGTATTTGGCGACGAACAAAAAACGGTGGGAGATACTGCCAAATTCCGCCAATTCATGAACCGTCAGAACAGACTGGGGTGACTTTGCAAAAAATGATGGATGAAGAAGGATTGAGCGCCCAACATATTGTGGCAGAAGCGATCGCACTCCGACAAGCATATAAACAAGGGCAATTAGTCCACACCGCCAATCAGATTTAATTTTTTGAGATAATTAATATCACAAAAAAGCACTTTAGGATTTGGCTCACCTAAGTGCTTTTTCGTATAACTCTACACCAATTCACTTGATTACCACAATATTATTAAACACAACACATTTATCTAAAGAGGTATTGTGCCAACTAATTGTAACTAATGTTTCGTGAAGTGGTATCACTCCTTGCAAGAGGTAAGGATACATCTGATATGGCAAAATTAAATATGCTACAAGTGACAGTTGTATAACTGTCACTATTACAAACCGTCGTATTAATTCAGATTACTGGTCATAGCAGCGAAGTATAGTTGAGGACATTTAAAAAGCACGAATGCCAGCTATAGTAAGACTTACCTGCTGCCTTCTGCTTCCTGTCTTCTGCCTCCTGCCATATCAAACCACCAAGGATCTTGATTAGAATTAGTTTTAATCAAAAAAGCTTTTTTCCGCAAAAACCGTTTAAGGGCGGCTGCACCCATGCGTGAACCTCCTAAACCGGAGAATTTGCAGGCGTTTTTCTCACCTTCGTGCATAATAGCGGTGAGGGCGGCATCATTAATACTGATAGCACCTGCATCTATTTGTTGAGCAACGGCTAAAGCTTCAGTTTCCGTTTCTGCAAACACCGCCGCACTTAGTCCATAAATTGAATCATTAGCTAAATTAACTGCTTCTTCTACTGTGGCAAAAGCCATGACGGGCATGATCGGGCCAAAAGTCTCTTCCGTCATGATTTTCATTGTATGGTTAACTTGGGTTAACACCGTGGGACGACACCACCAACCGCCGCCTAACTCCTCAACTTTGCCGCCGCAATGAATAACTGCACCTTTTTCTACTGCATCGGAGATATGTTCGTTAATTATGCCAGCTTGTCTTTCTGCAATAATCGGCCCAATTTCACCACTTTCAATGGTGGGATAAGCTAGTTGTAGGCGATGGGCTTTCGCTACTAAATGATGATAAAACTTGTCAAAGATAGATTCGGCAACATAAATTCGCTCAATCGATAAACATGACTGTCCAGTATTGACGACAGAACCCCATAAAATCGCTGATGTAGCTAATTCTAAATTGGCAGATTCTAAAACGATTGCCGGATCTTTCCCACCCAATTCTAAAAAAGCGGGGATAAATTTTTCAGCTGCGGCGGCTGCAACTTTGCGTCCAGTGGCGACACTACCTGTAAAGCAGATTAAATCTACATTTTCAATTAAAGCCGCGCCGGTTTCTCCTGCACCTTCGACAAAGCTTAAAACATCACGCAGCGTCGGTACTTCATTAATTGCAGCTGTGAGTGGGGCGATGAAACGCGGGGCAATTTCACTGGGTTTAACAACTACTGCACAACCCGCTAGCAGTGCCGGAATAGTATCGATGGTGGAGAGTAAAAGCGGGAAATTCCACGGACTAATCACCCCAACTACAGGGTAAGGGGTTGATGTTTGTTGTAGGGCGATAAACGGGATAGATGTATTTTTCGCTGAATCTTGTAATAAGTCTGGCGCTAACCCGCACCAACGATCAATGCTAGACAGAAAAGAGTCGATTTCCATCACCGAGATAGACAATCTCCCCGTATCATTGACCAAAGCATCTGTGAGTTTGTCGCGTCTAGTTAATATAGCTTGCTTCCATTCTGTTAAAGCTGCAACTCTCCCTTCTACCCCCAGTTGTTGCCAGCGCACTTGCGCCCTCCGCGCCCGGTTGCATTGCTGTGCCAGCAGTTTTGGCGGCGGTGGGATAATTACATAATCATATTTGCCGGTGCGCGGGTTACGGACTTCGATTGGTTTTTTCATTTGTCATTGGTCATTTTTCAAATTTCACACTTATAACTGTCCTTCGGGTGAGGCAGGAGGCAGATGGCAGGAGGCAGGAGGGAAGATTTTTAATTTAAAATCTAGGCTATGCTCGATGTTAATCCTGAGCGTAGCCGAAGGATTCATCAAAGGTAAAGCCTTTTATTCACCCATTTGGGTTTAAGTCCCCAGCCACAATCTAAAATTTGGTAGTTTTCGATTAAAGGCGGGTTTGAATCTCCTTCTAATCGGCCTAACTCTCCTGCCTCCTGCCTTTCAACTCCTGCCTTCTTCAAATCACTCCTAGCTGAGACAGTCGTTCTATTGTTTGTTGCTGTGTTTGGATGAAGTGTTTGCGGTCTACTTCTTGATTTAGCATAGTGTTTGCTGGGTAAAATTGTGCCTCGCTGTAGCTTTGAGCGTAGATTTCAAATCGCTGGCGAGAAAGTAAATTATTTAACCCTGGACGATGGCGATCGCGTCTTAAAGCGCCTAAATCTATCTCGGCAAAGGCAGCCATACTTTCTCCTGCACCTGTCTCTGCTAATACAATCCCGCGATAATCTACTATTTTTGAGCCGCCATCAACGGAAGCAATGGGGATAGTACTATTAGCTAGACCTGCGGTATTAGCAGAAACAATGTAAGCCATATTTTCCACAGCGCGAGAAATTTTCGCTGCGTCTTTGGGTGTGAGGTTTTTGTTGTAAATTTCTGAGGTGGAATGCAGAAAAATTTCGGCACCACGCATGGCGAAACAACGCGCCACTTCTGGATACAAAATTTCTTCGGAAGCTAAAGCGGCTAAATTACCAATTGCAGTTTTCGCCACGGGAAACACCCCTTCTAAACCATAGCAATCAAGATATTGATCCCAAACATCATGGGGGGTTGGTGCAAACAAAGAATTTAGCCGCCGATACCGCAAAACAATCGTGCCAGAAGGGTCAATGACAAAGCAAGTTTGAAAGTATAAATGGGGAAAGTTGGGGTCGAGTTCGTAGGCGTTTCCAGCTAAAAATATTTGATGTTTTTGGGCAATTTTACCGAGAGCTTCATACTCTGCACCGTGCATTTCTATACAAGCTTTTTCTCGCCACACAGCCAGAGACTCCCCCATCGGGAAACCTGTGAGGAAATATTCTGGGAGAACAACTAAGCGACAGTCAAACCCAATAAAAGCGATGCTGGCGGCAATTTGTTGTGCCAAGCGGTTGATAGTATTATGAATGATTTCTTGGGCTGCGTGGCGATCGCTTGCTTGATTGACAGCATGACAAGTAACTTGCAATGCTAAGGCTCGGTATGATGCGATGGAATTGGGAATATCTGCCATGCTGTTTGCTGTTTAGAAACGCACCACTATCAATTTACAAGGATATGCTAACTATGCCTAGCGATCGCGCCATCAAGCTTGAAGAAGAATTTAGGAGTCAGAATCAATTAGTCTGTGTGTAAGTCCTGACCTTATTTGAGAGCAAGGTATGAGAAAATACAAGACTGGCCAAGTAGTCAATTATGTACTTTCTCTACTAAATTCATCTCAGAACTAGGAATAATGGCAAAAAACTTTCATCATAACTCGCAATTTTATGCAGATAATTTCATTTCTCACCCTCGTATAGCAAAACCAAGTTCTGAGTTCTACACTGTTTTTTCCCCAGCAGAAGTTTTAGAAATTATTCACACATTAGAAACCAGATGTGAAATCCCTCTAAAATATTCCTATAAAGGTCAAGGGGCGAAAATTTGGCATGATTTTTATCAAAAATTTGTTAGCCCTAAATGGTATCGCAAATCAAGTGTAGAAATTGACCTTTTGAGGAACAATTTTGCATATATTTATGAAAGTATCTCAAAATTTAGCCAAGTCAATGTTATCGATGTTGGTGCAGGAACTTCATACCCAGCAAAAGAATTTGTTTCCCGACTCAATCAACTGAATAAAATCAATAAATATGTTGCCTTAGATATTAGTGAAGGACTGCTGACTGTATCCAAAAGAAATTTTACAACTTGGTTTCCCAAACTGGATTATATCAACCAACAAATTGACATTGAAAATAGCTGTATACCTGCAAATTTCTCAGGAAACCCCAAAATCATTCTGCACTTGGGTGTGACAATGGGCAACCATCATAATAGAAATCAGGTGCTGAAGAACTTTAGAAATAGTATGGATGAAAATGATTTGCTCATCTTTACTAATGAAATTGGTTCTAACTCTCAATGGGATGGAGTAGCTAGAGGTGGCTGTAAGTATCACGCCGAAGAAATATATCGCACAATCAAAAATACAATTGGGCTGAAATCTCAAGATTGTCAACTGATTAGAAAGTACGATTTAGCAACAGATAGTGTTGTAGCTAATATCAAATTCCAGCATAATTACACTATCGATTTCAGCTTTCAAGGAATAAATAAATCTATTGAAATCCCCAAGGGTAAAGAAATTACAATTTGGAGACATCATAAGTATGAAATGCCTAAACTTACCCAAGAACTAGAAAATGCAGGGCTAGAACTTGTTCATTACACTACTAACAAATATTCATCACATATTATAGCAATTTGTCAGGTTACAAATAACTAATGCAGCCAGAAAAGAATTCTAATTTCTGCGGGATGACCTAACTTTAGTAATTCTTGAATAAACCAATCAACACAACCGACGTATTCTCTATAAATCTGTACCCATGAAATTTCAGTTGTGTTGTCTTTTTTCATTTTATAAACAGGCTCATAGACAGGTTTGCCCTAATTGAGTGCCTTTGAAATTAGCTCCACTCAAATTGCTCCCCTCCATAAAAATCTCACCAACGGACGAGTTACTCAAATTAATTCCGCTCAAATTAGCTCGATACAATTCATCAGACCCCTCAATGTTAATGAAGGAGAAATCTCTATCCCCAACCGCGTAACGCTGCAACAACTCCTCAACATTGATACTTCTACTAATAGCCATAACTTTTTGAGCATTTGGTGCATTTTTATGTACCAGTTTAAGCCCTACTATTTAAAACCCAATAACAGTCGCTTCTGCGCTTGATAGTGACCTCCTCACGCTGAAACATCCTCTCTTTGCTATGACCAGAGATTTCTTGAATAGTTCTCCAATAGCTTTTGTTCAAAAATCTAAAGCAGATATCGCATAATAGAGATGCACAACAATGGCTCTCAAAACCATTGATTTATTTGGGTGTGACCAGTATTAGTAAGAAATTCAGGATGGAATTTGCTTACGTTTAGTGCATTGTCATTATCGCTTGACTTGGGGCGATCGCACTCATCATTGCTAATTTGTTTACTTTGAGGGCATTGTAATTATCGCTTGAGTTGGAGCGATCGCACTTACAACCCACCATATTGTGCTGTACTCGCTTTTTTCTGGACTCCAGTGGCTGGTAATATTAGCAACAGAAGATTCTGGGGGTAAATTCCATGAAAGGCAGCCTAACAGCATGTTTCTTGAAGTACTTAGAGTTACGGTCAGAGTTGCGCTGCTTGAGTGCTAATCAGTTTTATTGGTTACTGCTGTTATTTTCTCCGCCTTTACTTGTTGCTTCTTCGTCTATAGTTTCATTGGCTGCACCTTTGGAAATCGCTCAAGCTGTGCC encodes the following:
- a CDS encoding aldehyde dehydrogenase family protein, which gives rise to MKKPIEVRNPRTGKYDYVIIPPPPKLLAQQCNRARRAQVRWQQLGVEGRVAALTEWKQAILTRRDKLTDALVNDTGRLSISVMEIDSFLSSIDRWCGLAPDLLQDSAKNTSIPFIALQQTSTPYPVVGVISPWNFPLLLSTIDTIPALLAGCAVVVKPSEIAPRFIAPLTAAINEVPTLRDVLSFVEGAGETGAALIENVDLICFTGSVATGRKVAAAAAEKFIPAFLELGGKDPAIVLESANLELATSAILWGSVVNTGQSCLSIERIYVAESIFDKFYHHLVAKAHRLQLAYPTIESGEIGPIIAERQAGIINEHISDAVEKGAVIHCGGKVEELGGGWWCRPTVLTQVNHTMKIMTEETFGPIMPVMAFATVEEAVNLANDSIYGLSAAVFAETETEALAVAQQIDAGAISINDAALTAIMHEGEKNACKFSGLGGSRMGAAALKRFLRKKAFLIKTNSNQDPWWFDMAGGRRQEAEGSR
- a CDS encoding nitrilase-related carbon-nitrogen hydrolase, yielding MADIPNSIASYRALALQVTCHAVNQASDRHAAQEIIHNTINRLAQQIAASIAFIGFDCRLVVLPEYFLTGFPMGESLAVWREKACIEMHGAEYEALGKIAQKHQIFLAGNAYELDPNFPHLYFQTCFVIDPSGTIVLRYRRLNSLFAPTPHDVWDQYLDCYGLEGVFPVAKTAIGNLAALASEEILYPEVARCFAMRGAEIFLHSTSEIYNKNLTPKDAAKISRAVENMAYIVSANTAGLANSTIPIASVDGGSKIVDYRGIVLAETGAGESMAAFAEIDLGALRRDRHRPGLNNLLSRQRFEIYAQSYSEAQFYPANTMLNQEVDRKHFIQTQQQTIERLSQLGVI
- a CDS encoding L-histidine N(alpha)-methyltransferase, with amino-acid sequence MAKNFHHNSQFYADNFISHPRIAKPSSEFYTVFSPAEVLEIIHTLETRCEIPLKYSYKGQGAKIWHDFYQKFVSPKWYRKSSVEIDLLRNNFAYIYESISKFSQVNVIDVGAGTSYPAKEFVSRLNQLNKINKYVALDISEGLLTVSKRNFTTWFPKLDYINQQIDIENSCIPANFSGNPKIILHLGVTMGNHHNRNQVLKNFRNSMDENDLLIFTNEIGSNSQWDGVARGGCKYHAEEIYRTIKNTIGLKSQDCQLIRKYDLATDSVVANIKFQHNYTIDFSFQGINKSIEIPKGKEITIWRHHKYEMPKLTQELENAGLELVHYTTNKYSSHIIAICQVTNN
- a CDS encoding pentapeptide repeat-containing protein: MAISRSINVEELLQRYAVGDRDFSFINIEGSDELYRANLSGINLSNSSVGEIFMEGSNLSGANFKGTQLGQTCL